One window of Trichoderma breve strain T069 chromosome 3, whole genome shotgun sequence genomic DNA carries:
- a CDS encoding chitin synthase domain-containing protein, giving the protein MSLPERPGASPSYDRRTSYRSPPASRRARPMDVETGAYEPSVAGHHRGKSVSSYAETISNSNVNTESTPLSPTEMSGRTPDPAFTRKRSLIRPERNRIDRDHRNYHYHRHAANMTVLPSSTGNDPLLENLAGSTERSANTESVTDETPRPSRSRTASGDHEKNATTTQQRRVSGKITKEKSKRSSKRKTKQTEELRPPSFWNVYCAIVTFWCPDFILGCCKPTRAQRRAWREKMGLISIILAIMAIVGFLTFGFTAAVCSAPPVRLRVNEVSGGYMIFHGVAYNLANSHHPPAEGIPLRQDGLGANVLFDLPQKHSGEDGSFLFQNVNGNCKNLITLAEGSDVPTDPSGDLAWYFPCTTFRQDGGSEPNLTIPYYLGYACHTSVNARNAFYVDLHGTADVYFTWDDIKNSSRNLIAYSGSVLDLNLLNWFNESQVQIPDRFKELRDTNSDVNKAIRGRDVTRMFQSSADKKYMQCFQDIIKVGSIDTETVGCIASKVVLYCALVLILSVVGARFALALVFQWFISRNYAAAKTSQSSDRRKRNRQIEDWSEDIYRAPVRLPGDGSTVVTSDRSKRASSFLPTTSRFSGVYGPDRSSSSRRVPTTMASQGGSSSLYPPSPMYKQGNDSRASFLRSDPFGSAPISEGPGPAGFIHEAVVPQPPSDWMPFGFPLAHTMCLVTAYSEGAEGVRTTLDSIATTDYPNSHKVIVVICDGIIKGAGETVSTPDVCLSMMKDFSIPREMVKPFSYVAVASGSKRHNMAKVYCGFYDYGSSSRIPADKQQRVPMITIVKCGTPAEEKASKPGNRGKRDSQIILMSFLQKVMFDERMTELEYEMFNGLWKVTGISPDYYEIILMVDADTKVFPDSLTHMVSAMVKDPDIMGLCGETKIANKRASWVSAIQVFEYFISHHLAKSFESVFGGVTCLPGCFCMYRIKAPKGGQNYWVPILANPDIVEHYSENVVETLHEKNLYLLGEDRYLTTLMLRTFPKRKQVFVPQAVCKTTVPDEFMVLLSQRRRWINSTIHNLMELVLVRDLCGTFCFSMQFVVFVELIGTLVLPAAIAFTFYVVITSIIHQPPQIIPLVLLGLILGLPGVLIIVTAHSWSYVVWMFIYLLSLPVWNFVLPAYAFWKFDDFSWGETRKTDGDKGKGGHDESKGEFDSSKITMKRWAEFERDKRVKSAYWGSRENVVGGNTNSWAMPPPGHHSEEYLSDA; this is encoded by the exons ATGTCTCTGCCTGAGAGGCCTGGGGCTAGCCCCAGCTACGATCGCCGAACAAGCTATCGAAGTCCGCCGGCATCGCGACGAGCACGACCCATGGATGTCGAAACCGGCGCATACGAACCTTCTGTTGCCGGTCATCATCGTGGGAAATCCGTCTCCTCATATGCCGAAACTATTTCGAACTCTAATGTGAATACAGAGAGCACGCCTCTGTCCCCTACGGAGATGTCGGGCAGAACTCCTGACCCTGCCTTCACCCGCAAGAGAAGCCTGATCAGGCCGGAGAGGAACCGCATCGACAGAGACCACAGGAACTATCACTATCACCGCCATGCCGCTAATATGACCGTCCTGCCCTCGTCCACTGGAAATGATCCTCTGTTGGAAAATTTGGCTGGGTCGACGGAACGTTCTGCCAATACTGAAAGTGTCACCGACGAGACTCCACGCCCGTCTCGTAGCCGAACCGCCAGCGGAGACCACGAAAAGAATGCCACCACAACCCAACAGCGCCGCGTGTCAGGGAAGAtcacaaaggaaaaaagcaagcGATCTTCGAAACGCAAGACCAAGCAGACGGAGGAGCTGCGGCCGCCCAGCTTTTGGAATGTTTACTGCGCCATTGTGACCTTCTGGTGCCCTGATTTTATCCTCGGATGCTGCAAACCGACAAGAGCCCAGCGCCGAGcatggagagaaaagatgggaTTGATTagcatcatcttggccatcatggccattgtcGGTTTCTTGACGTTCGGCTTCACCGCTGCCGTTTGCAGTGCACCTCCTGTGAGGCTACGTGTGAACGAGGTCTCCGGCGGTTACATGATTTTCCATGGCGTAGCCTACAACCTGGCCAACTCTCACCACCCCCCGGCTGAGGGTATTCCTTTGAGACAGGATGGCCTCGGCGCCAACGTCCTCTTCGACCTTCCCCAGAAGCACTCAGGAGAAGACGGcagctttcttttccaaaatGTCAATGGCAACTGCAAGAACCTAATCACCCTTGCTGAAGGCTCTGATGTCCCAACTGATCCCTCAGGCGACCTGGCTTGGTATTTCCCGTGTACAACCTTCAGGCAAGATGGGGGCTCGGAACCCAACTTGACTATTCCGTATTACCTTGGCTATGCCTGCCACACCTCAGTCAATGCCCGAAATGCCTTTTATGTCGACCTTCACGGCACGGCCGATGTCTACTTTACTTGGGATGACATTAAAAACAGCTCCCGCAACCTGATTGCTTATTCTGGCAGCGTCCTAGACCTCAACCTTCTCAATTGGTTCAACGAAAGTCAGGTCCAGATCCCTGATCGTTTCAAGGAACTGCGAGACACAAATTCCGACGTAAACAAGGCGATCCGTGGTCGCGATGTGACGCGAATGTTCCAATCTTCGGCCGACAAGAAGTATATGCAGTGCTTCCAGGACATCATCAAGGTTGGCTCCATTGATACCGAGACCGTTGGCTGCATTGCCTCCAAGGTTGTGCTCTATTGCGCTCTGGTCTTGATTCTCTCCGTTGTCGGTGCCAGATTCGCCCTGGCTCTTGTTTTCCAATGGTTCATCAGCCGCAATtatgccgccgccaagacgTCTCAAAGCTCTGACCGGAGAAAGCGTAATCGCCAGATTGAAGACTGGTCTGAGGACATTTACCGTGCTCCTGTTAGACTCCCTGGCGACGGCAGCACTGTTGTGACCTCGGATAGGAGCAAGCGAGCATCCTCTTTCCTCCCCACCACGTCCCGATTTTCTGGTGTGTACGGGCCAGACCGAAGCTCCTCATCCCGCCGTGTTCCCACGACTATGGCCAGCCAAGGCGGTTCCAGCTCTCTATATCCACCCTCTCCGATGTACAAACAGGGCAATGACAGCCGCGCGAGTTTCCTTCGTTCAGACCCGTTTGGCTCTGCGCCCATTTCCGAAGGCCCCGGCCCCGCTGGCTTTATTCACGAGGCCGTCGTGCCCCAGCCTCCTTCCGACTGGATGCCTTTTGGATTCCCTCTCGCACATACCATGTGCCTGGTCACGGCCTACTCCGAGGGAGCTGAAGGTGTCCGAACTACCCTTGATTCAATTGCTACCACGGATTACCCCAACAGTCACAAGGTTATTGTCGTAATctgtgatggcatcatcaagggTGCGGGCGAGACTGTGTCTACCCCAGATGTCTGCTTGAGTATGATGAAGGATTTCTCTATTCCTCGCGAGATGGTGAAGCCGTTCTCGTATGTTGCGGTAGCGAGTGGATCAAAACGACACAACATGGCCAAGGTATACTGCGGGTTCTACGACTATGGGTCCTCGTCTCGCATCCCAGCCGACAAACAACAGCGCGTGCCCATGATTACCATTGTCAAGTGCGGAACCCCCGCTGAGGAAAAGGCATCCAAACCCGGTAACCGAGGCAAGCGTGACAGTCAAATCATCCTCATGTCGTTCCTCCAAAAGGTCATGTTTGACGAGCGAATGACGGAGCTCGAATATGAAATGTTTAATGGATTATGGAAAGTCACTGGCATCTCACCTGATTACTATGAAATCATTCTCATGGTCGACGCCGATACAAAGGTTTTCCCAGACAGTCTCACCCACATGGTGTCTGCCATGGTCAAGGATCCGGATATCATGGGTCTCTGTGGCGAGACCAAGATTGCCAACAAACGAGCCAGTTGGGTGTCGGCTATTCAGGTGTTTGAGTACTTCATCTCTCACCATCTCGCTAAATCGTTTGAGTCTGTCTTTGGTGGTGTCACCTGCTTGCCTGGATGTTTCTGCATGTACCGCATCAAAGCACCAAAGGGAGGACAAAACTACTGGGTGCCGATTCTGGCTAATCCTGACATTGTGGAGCACTATTCTGAAAACGTGGTTGAGACTCTTCACGAGAAGAATCTCTATCTTCTCGGCGAGGATCGTTACCTGACCACGCTCATGTTGCGAACCTTCCCCAAGAGAAAACAGGTCTTTGTTCCCCAGGCTGTCTGCAAGACCACAGTTCCAGACGAGTTTATGGTTCTGTTGTCTCAACGACGTCGCTGGATCAACTCGACCATCCACAATCTTATGGAACTGGTTCTTGTCCGCGATCTCTGTGGCACCTTTTGCTTCAGTATGCAGTTTGTCGTTTTCGTCGAGCTTATCGGTACTCTTGTGCTTCCAGCAGCCATTGCCTTCACCTTCTATGTCG TCATCACGTCTATCATCCACCAGCCACCCCAGATCATCCCGTTGGTGCTTCTGGGTCTCATTCTTGGTCTTCCCGGTGTTCTCATCATTGTCACCGCGCACTCGTGGTCCTATGTCGTCTGGATGTTCATCTACCTCTTGTCTCTCCCCGTCTGGAACTTTGTCCTCCCAGCCTATGCTTTCTGGAAGTTTGATGACTTCTCGTGGGGTGAAACCCGCAAGACAGATGGCGATAAGGGCAAGGGCGGCCATGACGAGAGCAAGGGAGAGTTTGACAGCAGCAAGATTACGATGAAGAGATGGGCCGAATTTGAGCGCGATAAGCGTGTAAAGAGCGCTTATTGGGGATCGAGAGAAAACGTCGTTGGCGGCAACACCAATAGCTGGGCCATGCCTCCTCCTGGCCACCACAGCGAAGAGTACCTCTCTGACGCATGA
- a CDS encoding protein kinase domain-containing protein → MAHRLVPRGGIDVEALSPRDVNAQRMPKTTEAKAKAAAQLKVAKDKEHPPPPPPEVVEPSSADRPDGAVYHIGKLLGKGGFAICYSGQLLPSKQKFALKIVKSQMPSKMEQKFQTELQIHSKMRHRNIVQFFRAFSYVNCTFLALELCPNGSLMDMVKRRKGLTEPEVRFYAVQISGAIKYMHGKGIIHRDLKMGNIFLDHQMNAKIGDFGLAALVVTGRDMQTIRRTTLCGTPNYIAPEILEKGKKGHDHMVDIWSLGIIMFAMFTSKPPFQSSTTDEIYRRARERDYEWPSAEVSQKYISQEAKDLVATMLEDADQRPDPDAIVQHPFFTTGYMPSSVEITSKLREIPPEADEYYASRLSSSTLAQSHRNLKEQCRDCNVGPWSSEKPSHTQIWKEMAAEEKAGLTPIIPLADGVVYRPFDDWLREQQQIRAKHAASVSARSMAMEGQENAMVGSERMPPPTGLLRQPPQSFAAQQRSQGRPLAPSTSTRSRTAPEAVLTASQSTKIRPRSERPDSATRRPSPPSKEAPEPATTARTMRVSARAQLSAARSAPNLHERAAQGSSANVPMHKRRNSESIRSATLFSPAESPTEMPGSKPDDILDRLRELQTELERALNARTMAIISSKTSPPPHPHIVVKWVDYTNKFGLGYILNDGSVGCILRDIPTTEGSKTALLPPAGVFIRSAEKHIIRRQDDSYKDRHQPVPMTEPIKFFENNGEAGLSQVTISPDQFRVTINEDGTAGKMAPGKDVFQHRKRERIILWKKFANYMIAYGRDDVLAEEDEADGTLSPGQKGTPAELVTFYQRFGDVGCWVFGDGHLQFNFPDHTKIVLDATGTWCHFWHLPQEAAERLASTGSIGATALDDRATLSYPLQTLLNFQARSSTRTATTASRRRPEIEPEIQGIPAANDFRRKVEFIKDVVKEWATNGGLGNSSMERESRLRWTGYRETVHATAPQKHVWVTIGARWGDQRISTFVDPCKPWELGEEVENSKK, encoded by the exons ATGGCACACAGGCTAGTCCCCAGGGGAGGCATCGACGTGGAGGCGTTGTCCCCTAGGGATGTCAACGCCCAGCGAATGCCCAAAACCACAGAAGCCAAAGCGAAAGCGGCCGCCCAGCTAAAGGTTGCCAAAGATAAAGAACACCCgccccctcctccgccagAGGTTGTCGAACCGAGCAGTGCAGATCGTCCAGATGGCGCGGTCTACCACATTGGAAAATTACTGGGAAAGGGAGGGTTTGCGATCTGCTACAGCGGCCAGCTGCTaccaagcaagcaaaagttcGCTctcaagattgtcaagagCCAAATGCCCTCCAAAATGGAGCAAAAG TTTCAAACCGAGTTGCAAATCCATTCCAAGATGCGCCACAGGAACATTGTCCAATTCTTCAGGGCATTTTCATACGTCAACTGCACTTTCCTAGCGCTCGAGCTTTGCCCCAATGGCTCTCTTATGGACATGGTGAAGCGTCGAAAGGGCCTCACCGAGCCCGAGGTCCGATTCTATGCCGTTCAGATATCCGGCGCTATCAAGTACATGCACGGCAAGGGCATTATTCATCGAGACTTGAAAATGGGCAACATCTTTTTGGATCACCAGATGAATGCCAAGATCGGCGACTTCGGCCTTGCTGCATTGGTAGTCACTGGCAGGGATATGCAAACCATCCGACGAACCACTCTATGTGGCACACCAAACTACATTGCTCCTGAGATCCttgagaagggaaagaaaggcCATGACCACATGGTTGATATTTGGAGCTTGGGCATTATCAT GTTTGCCATGTTCACCTCGAAACCGCCTTTCCAGTCTTCAACTACAGACGAAATCTATCGCCGTGCCAGGGAGCGAGATTACGAATGGCCAAGTGCAGAGGTATCCCAGAAATACATTAGCCAGGAGGCTAAAGACCTGGTGGCCACGATGCTTGAGGATGCAGACCAGCGGCCCGACCCCGACGCCATCGTCCAGCATCCATTTTTTACTACGGGCTATATGCCATCATCCGTGGAGATCACTTCCAAGCTGCGAGAAATCCCTCCTGAGGCGGATGAGTACTATGCCTCGCGCCTGAGCAGCTCTACGCTAGCTCAGTCTCACCGTAACCTCAAGGAGCAGTGCCGGGACTGCAATGTTGGACCCTGGAGCTCAGAAAAGCCTTCACACACTCAGATCTGGAAAGAGATGGCCGCCGAGGAAAAGGCAGGCCTGACACCGATTATCCCTCTCGCGGATGGCGTAGTCTATCGACCATTTGATGACTGGCTCAGAGAACAACAGCAGATTCGCGCAAAGCATGCAGCATCCGTCTCTGCACGATCAATGGCCATGGAGGGGCAGGAAAATGCCATGGTTGGCTCAGAAAGGATGCCTCCTCCCACAGGCCTCTTACGACAACCACCTCAGAGTTTCGCGGCTCAACAACGATCGCAAGGCCGACCTCTCGCCCCATCTACCTCTACAAGGAGTCGAACCGCTCCCGAGGCCGTCCTCACTGCCTCACAAAGTACCAAAATCCGACCCCGTTCAGAGCGACCAGATTCTGCTACTCGTAGGCCGTCACCTCCGTCGAAAGAGGCCCCTGAGCCTGCTACTACTGCCAGAACTATGCGCGTATCAGCAAGGGCTCAGCTTTCAGCAGCTCGGTCTGCACCGAATTTACACGAGAGGGCAGCGCAAGGCTCGTCTGCAAATGTACCGATGCACAAAAGACGAAACTCGGAATCCATTCGATCAGCCACTTTGTTTAGCCCCGCCGAGTCGCCTACGGAAATGCCAGGGTCAAAGCCCGATGATATCCTTGACCGACTACGCGAACTCCAGACGGAGCTTGAGCGAGCTCTCAACGCCCGTaccatggccatcatctcttcaaagacctcgccgccgccacatCCTCATATTGTGGTCAAGTGGGTTGATTACACGAACAAATTTGGTCTCGGTTACATTTTGAACGACGGCAGCGTAGGATGCATCCTTCGTGACATTCCTACCACTGAAGGTAGCAAAACCGCTTTACTCCCTCCAGCAGGTGTCTTCATTCGTAGCGCAGAGAAACATATCATTCGACGACAAGATGACTCCTACAAAGACCGCCATCAGCCAGTACCAATGACAGAGCCGATCAAGTTCTTCGAGAACAATGGGGAGGCTGGCCTTTCCCAGGTTACAATCTCCCCCGACCAGTTTCGAGTGACCATAAACGAGGATGGTACAGCCGGCAAGATGGCTCCTGGCAAGGACGTCTTTCAACACCGAAAGCGGGAAAGAATCATCCTATGGAAGAAATTTGCCAATTATATGATTGCTTATGGCCGTGATGACGTGCTAgccgaagaggacgaggcaGATGGCACCTTGTCTCCAGGGCAAAAGGGAACGCCTGCAGAGCTAGTAACTTTCTACCAGCGATTCGGAGATGTTGGTTGCTGGGTCTTTGGCGACGGACACCTTCAG TTCAACTTCCCTGATCATACCAAGATTGTCCTAGACGCAACAGGAACTTGGTGTCACTTCTGGCATCTACCTCAGGAGGCGGCAGAGAGGCTCGCCAGTACAGGCTCAATTGGTGCCACCGCGCTGGACGACCGCGCCACACTGTCGTATCCCCTACAGACTTTGCTCAACTTCCAGGCGAGATCATCAACGCGAACTGCGACTACGGCCTCCAGGAGGCGGCCCGAGATCGAACCAGAGATTCAAGGCATCCCTGCGGCGAATGACTTCCGCCGAAAGGTCGAATTTATCAAGGACGTTGTCAAGGAGTGGGCTACCAACGGTGGTCTCGGCAACAGCTCCATGGAGAGGGAATCGCGTCTGAGATGGACCGGATACCGAGAGACGGTCCATGCAACCGCTCCCCAAAAGCACGTTTGGGTCACCATCGGCGCTCGATGGGGTGATCAGCGCATATCGACCTTTGTCGACCCATGCAAACCCTGggagctgggcgaggaggTGGAGAATTCTAAGAAATGA
- a CDS encoding optic atrophy 3 protein (OPA3) domain-containing protein produces MVPLPLFKLASLLVRHVSKYGANRIKAQAHDHPRFRAFAAKYGQAIHQLNMKMSVALLRDPEAERRAKEIAEAPTVKTEEQTKKDEVAKQKAKKKNEPEPASYPRFTLQNVWRRKFRPLPEAKAVDLFADVAGDTFILSVAGALIIYEYWKSSQKPDANKERFEELNRRFEELQKKEEELADAEEKQRQRFDSLEDALRTLKDPKTKQPLFPSLQVSS; encoded by the exons ATGGTGCCCCTCCCCTTGTTCAAGCTCGCCTCTCTTCTTGTGCGGCACGTCTCCAAGTATGGCGCG AACCGTATCAAGGCCCAGGCCCATGACCACCCGCGATTCCGGGCATTCGCAGCCAAATACGGCCAGGCGATCCACCAGCTCAACATGAAGATGTCCGTCGCCCTCCTCAGAGACCCCGAAGCAGAGCGACGAGCAAAGGAGATTGCCGAAGCGCCCACAGTCAAGACGGAGGAGCAAACCAAAAAAGATGAAGTAGCCAAgcagaaggcgaagaagaagaacgagcCCGAACCAGCAAGCTATCCCAGGTTTACACTCCAGAACGTGTGGAGGCGCAAATTCCGGCCATTGCCAGAAGCCAAGGCCGTAGATCTGTTTGCCGATGTTGCTGGCGACACATTTATACTTTCCGTGGCGGGAGCATTGATtatatacgagtactggAAATCATCACAAAAGCCCGATGCCAACAAGGAGCGGTTTGAGGAGCTGAATAGAAGGTTCGAggagctgcagaagaaggaggaggagctcgcagatgccgaggagaagcagagacAACGATTCGATTCTCTTGAGGATGCTCTCAGGACGTTGAAGGATCCAAAGACGAAGCAGCCGCTATTCCCGTCATTGCAAGTCAGCTCCTAA